In the Sandaracinus amylolyticus genome, CGAAGGGGGCGCGCAGGACCTCGACGTCACGGGGATCACCACCGGGCCCGAGGGCTTCTCGCTCGTGATCAACAACGGGCGCACCGAGGCGCGCAGCGCGGCGTTCCAGACCTCGTCGGCGGGGAACGTCACGGTCGGCGTGCGCGGTGAGGTCTGCTACGGCGGCAGCGCGGTCGAGAAGGGCTTCGGGATGTCCGCGCAGGCGTGCGCGTACGTCGACGCGAGCTGGAGCTGGGGGCGCGAGACGACGCGCGGCCACTCGTCCGAGAGCAGCACGACGTGGTCGTCGCAGTTCGCGTCGGGCCTGCGCCTCTCGAACACGCCGTTCCCTCGGCTCCCGGTGGGCAGCCTGCTCGTGGTCGAGACCGCGCGCGACGAAGCCGCGATCCGTGACGTGCACGTCGTGCGCGCGCCCTTCACGCAGATCCTCGTCTCGTCGGCCGCCGACCTCTACGTGATCGCGAACGACGTCGACTGCGGCAACCGCGAGGACACGACGCACACGCTCACCGTCGACGTGCGCCGGTTCGAGAGCGAGACGACGCTCGCGAACGCCGTCATCACGCAGATGAGCGAGACGCTCGCCGAGATCCGCACGCTCGAGCCGCTGCTCGTCGCGCAGGGCTCGATCCTTCCGTCGCAGCTCGGTGCGGTGCGGAGCGAGGCGATCCTCGACCTCCAGACGCGCTCCGGTCGCGAGTACGCGACGCTGCCGGCGTCGCTCACCGGCCTCTTCGAGGCGTTCCTCGATCGCGAGATCGTGCGTCTCGAGCGCGCGGTGCAGATCGCCGCGCTCGATCGCGAGATCGACGCGATGTCCCTCGAGGTCGCGGATCTCCGACAGGAGCGCGTCCTGGTCGAGCACCACGGCCGGCTGACGCAGCTCGTGCCCACGTGGACGCTGCGCAACCTCGGCGGTGAGCAACTGCGCGACTCGGCGCGCGAGCTCGCATCGCAGTCGCGTCGCTATCTCTATCCCGTGCTCGACCTCTGGTACCCGGAGGTGCTCGACGAGCTCGACATCGCCGAGGCCGCGGAGCCGCTGCTCTCGGCGGGCCCCTCCACCAGCACGCTCGATCTCGCCTCGGACGTGGGCGCGGTGCTCGACGCGACGCTCTCGCGGTTCGATGCCGCGAGCCCGGGCTACAAGGAGACGGCGCAGCGCCCGCTCATCGCGGTGAGCTTCGTGCGGCCCGACGTCGTCGCCGATCCGTTCACGCCGATCTCGAGCCTGCCGAAGGCCGACGAGCAGCGCAGCGCGTCGCTGTGGTCCGACGTGCAGTCGCTCTCGACCGGCGCGATCACGATCCGTCCCGAGGACATCTACACGCGGTTCGGCGGCGCGGGCGGTCTGCTCGCGTGCACCGAGGCGGTGCCGGTCATCCAGCGCATGGCGCTCTTCGTGGTGCGCCCCGGCGGCGTGACCGACACCGACGATCTCAACGACGAGCGGCGCTTCCTGACCGGACGTGCGTCGGTGACGCAGCCCTTCGCCGAGACCTCGGGGCCGGTCACGTACACGCTGGGCAACGCGATCTGGCAGCAGTTCCAGGTCCCGGTGCTCTACGGCTCGTACACCGGCGCGCTCTCGACGTTCGTGCAGCGCGCGATCACGTCGGGCGCCGCCGAGCTCCCCGAGGGCGCGGTCGGGCTCTCGCCGTTCGGCAGCATGGAGATCGACTTCCAGGGCCTGACGTCGCTGCGCGACGGCGCGCTCGGAGACGGGATCACCACGCAGGGCACCGAAGCGACCGAGATCGTGCTCGTGATGCAGATCGACTCGCGCAGCACCGCGACGCCGCTCGCCTGGATCCCCCAATGCGCGCCCTGAGCTGAGTTTTCGGGAGGGGTCTTGGAAGACCCCTCCCCCCGACCGGCAAAGCCGGATCGGGGCCCCCCACCCCGAACACTGCGCGCGGGGCCCCAGCCCCGCTTGCTCTCGCCACTCGACGCTTCGACGCGCTCCGCGTCACGACGCGCGCGCGTCGCAGCCTCGTTCTCCATTCCCCATCTCCCCTTTTTCTCTCTCTCGCATTTCGAGAAGGAGCAGCGATGTCTTCCGTCCGACGTTCGTATTCGACGACTCTCGCTTCATTGGCGCTCTTCGGCGTCCTGAGCTCCAACGCGTCCGCACAGACCTATCGAGACGCGCTGGTGCAGGCTCCCACGCTCGGCGCACCGACGCGCGGGTCCGTCGCAGGCACGCTCGCGAGCCTGCGATATGCCCCGAGCGATCTCGCGCGCGGCACCTTCCATCTACCGAGCCCGTTCACCGTTCCGACCGAGCGCGGCCCGCTGCTCGCACCCGCGTTCCCTGCGTACTCGCCGGACGTCGGGCTCTCGGAGTGGGGCATGGGATGGGCCGCGGATCTCTCGATCCGACGATTCCGCACCATCGGCACCATCGACTACTCGTCGAACGACGAGCTGGTCTCGCCGTGGGGGCGGCTCGTGCGCGGCGACGACGGCGCGCTCTACGCCGCGGCGCTCGAGGAGCGCGTGCGCGTGGTCTCCGAGAGCGGCGGCTACGTCGCGACGATGCCCGACGGCACGCGCTGGATCTTCCGCGCCGCGGACGCGATCACGAACGCGCGCGGCACGTACCAGTGGAACGCGAGCGAGGTCGTCTCGCCGCTCGGCGATCGCACCGAGCTCGTGTGGACGTCGAACGCATCGGGACGTCGCTTCCTGTCCGAGGTGCGATGGGGCGGCCGCGGCGCGACGCGCGAGCACCGCGCCGTGCTCGGCTACGACACGGTCCCGGTCGCGCTCGCGGATCACGCGTCCGGCGCCCGGCTGCTCCTCGATCGACGCGTGCGCGAGATCGCGGCGGAGACGCGCGATCCCACGTCGAGCACGTGGGCGCGGCGCTGGACCTACGAGCTCGCCTATCGCGAGAGCCCCGCGGGCGCGGCGTTCTACCTGACGTCGGTCACCCGTCGCTTCCCGACCGGCGCCGCCGAGCCGGCCGTCACCTACGAGTACGCGATGAGCGAGGATCGCCTCGCCACCGCGTCGCTCGAGCGGATGACCGAGCTCGATGCGTACCTCGCGCGCGTCGGCGGCACCGGCATCCAGCCCGAGGTCGTGTCGTTCTTCGATCTCGAGGACGACGGCCGCATCGACATGGAGCACCGCTACGACCACTCGCTCGTGCACCACACCGACGCGGGCTGGACGTGGGAGGGACCGCCGGGGCGCGACGGGGACGAGCACGCGCTCTGCCGTCCCGCGGCGTCGCACCAGAACCGCCCTCGCCTGCTCGTGCGCATGACGCCCGATGCGGCCGAGCCCGAGGTCGTGGTCGCGTATCGCAGCGGCACGAACACCGGTCTCGTGATCTGCGATCGTGAAGGTGATCAGCTGCACCGCGAGGCCGTGCCCGGCGCGTGGGATCTCGGGGCGAACACGCGCCTCGTCGATCTCGATCGCGATCTGCGCCCCGACTTCGTGCGTGTCTATCGCGGCGGATACGAGATCCTGCGGAACGTCAGTGACGAGCGTGGATATCGATTCGAGCGCTCCGCGCCCGGCACACTGACACCCTCGTTCGCGCCGACTGCCACGTGGGTCCAGGACGTCAACGGCGACGGGCTCGCCGATCTCGTCGCGCGCAGCACCGCGAACGTGGTCGTGTGGTTCGGCCTCGGCGGCAATCGATTCGAGACCAACGGCACGACGTTCGGATTCCTGTCGTCGAACGGACCGGTCACGAACCTCGGCTCGTTCCAGATCACGTTCACCGACGCGAACCACGACGGCCTCGCGGATGCGCTGCTCTCGTCGGGTCGATATCTGATGCTCTTCACGAACCGCGGGACGCATTTCCAGCAGATCGCGGTGCCCGGGTTCTCGGCGATCACCTGGACCGTCGGTCTGCCGGTCGCGGCCGATCTCGATGGTCGCGGCGAAGAGCAAGCGGTGCTCGTGAACGGACAGAGCACTTATCGCATCACGCTGTCCGCGCCCGAGTCGGGGCTCATGGTGCGCGCCGACGACGGCCGCGGCGGCATCGCGCGCTTCGAGTACCGCCGCGCGCGTCCGACGCCCGGCATCGTGCGCCGTCCGCCGATGCTGACGCGCATGGAGGTGAGCGCGACCGGCGTGACGCCGGTCTCGTTCAGCTACGACTACGAGGACGCGGTGTTCCACGGCGCGGCGCGACACCTGCTCGGGTTCGGCACCGTGCGCCGCGACGCGCCGAACGCGATCGAGACCGCCGAGTTCCACTTCGACGACGACGTGTCGGGCCTGCTCGTGGGCACGCGCATCGCGGCGGACGAGACCGACGTGTTCCGCTTCGAGGCGCGTACCTACGACGAAGCGCGGTTCCGCGGCGTGCGCTTCCTGCGCCCGCGCGATCGTCACGCGGGCTGGTCCGATCGCACCGGCACCGTCGTCGACGGCACCCGCACGATCCACGAGGCCTACGCGAACGAGCTCTGCGTCACCCGCGCGCGCAGCGTGTCGCGCCACGGCGAGCTCGTCACCGAGAACCAGCTCGATCCCGTGCCCGGCCTCGGCGCCGCGCTGCACTGCACGCCGCGTGTGATCCGCAACGTCGGCACCCACCCCGGGCGCACCGAGCTCGACTTCGACTACCGTGCCGAGATCGAGCGCGACGCGATCGGGATGCTCACGCGCATCACGGCGATCGCGGGTGATCGGCGGCTCGTGCTGCAGGAGGTCGCGTACGACGCGCAGCACCGGATCGCATCGATCCTGGCTCCGTCCGAAGGTCGCACCGCGATGCAGTACGACCCGAGCACGGGCCTGCTCACCTCGATCACCGGACCCGACGGAGTCGTCACCGCGGTGACGCGCGACGCGCGCACCGACGCGCTCGTGAAGCTGCTGATGGGGCGCGGCCCCGGCGGCGACTGGAACCGCACGTTCCACTACGACGCGCTCGAGCGACTCGACGCGACGTGGGACGACGTGGGCGCCGGCGACGCCGCGCTCCCCGACCTCGCGTACGAGTACCGTTACGCCGACGCGACCCGTCCTGCCGCGATCCTCTCGCGCCAGCTGATCGACGCGTCGTCACGCTCGGTCGCCGAGACGATCGAGCTCCAGGCCGCGACCGGCGACGTGCTCGCGACCGCGGTGCGCACCACGCAGGGCTGGGCATTCGACGGGCTCGAGCTCGCCGATCCCTCGGCGTCGCGTGTCGATCGTTTCCACCGCGCCCCGGTGAGCGCGGATCCCCGCTCGCTCACGCTCGCGCAGCTCGTCGACGCGGCGTCCCGCACTGCGCTCGGTCATCGCGTCGACTCGGCGCTCGGCCATGCGATCGAAGAGGTGACGACCGTGCGCGAGGGCGTGCGGCGCACCACCGGCGAGCGCGTCGCGGTGCGCGCCGATGGCGTGCTCCACGAGGCGATCGAGAACGGCGTCGTCGCGGGCACGAGCGTGACCGACGGCGACGATCGTGTGATCACCACGACCGATGGGGCCGGCGCGATCACGACGCGCAGCTACGACGCGCTCGGTCGCCTGGTGCGCGTCGCGCTCCCGGGCGACGCGACCCAGTCGGTGGGCTACGACCACTTCGGCCGCGTCGGAACGGTGCTCCGCAGCGACGTGGGCCGCACCGAGCTCGAGTACGACGCTGTCGGCCGCATGCTGCGCCGGCGCGTCGTCGACACCGCGGGCGCGGAGCTGCGCTCGACGCGCTTCGAGCACGATGCGATCGGACGCGTCGTGCGCGAGGTCCATCGCCGCGCGAGCGACGGCGCCGAGATCGCGTACGAGCGTCGCTACGACGAGGGCACGGGCGAGCTCGGTCAGCTCACGTCGGTGCACGGTCCGGGGTTCGTCCGGCGCGAGCGTCACCACCGCGATGGTCGCGTCGCGCGCAGCGAGCTCGAGCTGACGGGCTTCCGCACCATCGTGGTCGAGCGGACGTACGCGGAGGACGGCACCGAGCGGAGCGCTACGCGCACCGTGCTCGATCCCTCGGGCCGCGTGCTGCTGCGCAGCGAGCAGACGACGGTCTACGACGCGCTGGGCCGCATCGCTGGGCGCACGCTCGGCGGCGCGCCGCTCTACGAGCTCGCGTACGACGGCGAAGGACGGGTGTCGCACGTGGCGTTCGCGAACGGCGAGATGCTCGTGATGCGCTTCGATCCCGTCACCCACGGCACGGTCGGCTACGACCACGTGACCGACGACTGGAGCCTCGCCGTCGAGGTCGAGCGCGACGCGCGCGGGCTCGTCTCCGCGGAGCGCGTCGAGCTCTCGAGCGGCGGCGACGCGCCCGTCGTGCACGATCGCGAGTACAGCTACGACGCGCGACGCTTCCTCACCGAGCGTCGCGGCCCCGACGGTACGTCGGCGTACACCTACGACGCGGCGAGCCGCCTCGCGTCGTCGAGCGATCTCGTCGGTCGGCGCACCCACACGCGGCTCGGCCGCACCGCGACGATCGGCACCTCGACGTATCGCTACGACGCGGCGGGGCGCGTGATCGCGCGCGACGGGACGACGATGACGTACGGCGCGCACGGCGAGCTCGAGCGCGTCACGCGCGACGGCCGCTCGTACGCCTACGTCTACGACGAGAGCGGCGCGCGGCTGCTCAAGCTGGACGGCGCGCGCGTGGTCGCCGCGTTCGTCGACGGCGCGTACCTCTCGGACGCGATGGTCGTCGAGCCGGTCGAGGTCGCAGGACGCCTCGCGGGCGTGCTGGTGAACGGCGTCTATCGCTCGGTCGCGACCGATCCGCGCGGCACTCCGCTCGCGACCAGCGAAGGCACGTTCGTCGACGCGAGCCCCTATGGCCTGCGTCGTGAGCACACCGATCTCTCGGTCGCGCTCGACTACGTCGAGCACGGCTACGACGCCGATCTCGGCACCGTGCGAATGGGCGCGCGCGACTACGACCCGATGCTCGGCGAGTTCCTCACGCCCGATCCGCTCTACTCCGCGGAGATCGAGCGCTGCGCGAGCGATCCGGTGCAGTGCACGCTCTACGCGTACGCGAGCAACGATCCGATCGCACACGTCGATCCGAGCGGGCTCGAGGGCGGGCCGACGCTCGACGTCGACCTCACGCTGCGGCTCGAGACGGGCGAATTCCAGGACGTGAGCCCGAGCTCCGCGATCCCCGACTTCGTGCTGTCTCCGGAGTCGCGCATCCACGGCCTCGAGGGCCAGGCCGGCGAGATCGCGGCGAGCGCGCAGCGCGGCTACAACGCGCAGTGGACGGTGGAGATGCACCCTCCGTCGTCGTCGTGGTGGAACGAGCTCGTCGGCGGGACCGCGGAATTCGTCACGCCCGAAGCGACGCTGACCGATGGCGACGTCCGCAACCTCACCAGCGCGCTCGGCAACATCGCGGCGGGCGGCGACCTGGTGCTGCCCGACAGCGGGGTCACGGTTCACTTCGAGGTCGCGAACGCGTACGCGCTGAGCGACTGGGAGTCGGGCGCCGTCGCGAGCGAGGCGAGGCGGACCTCCGAGGCGTCGAAGGAGTCGTCGTGGGGCGGAGGGGTCACCCTCGTGTTCGAGACGGGTCGCGGGCCGGACGTCGAGGTCACCGGCGAGCGCGGGTTCTCGAACGGCACCACGGGCAGCGTGGAGACGACCACGACCACCACGATCCCGATGCGCGGGCGCGACGTGGTCGGCAGGGTGACGATGGTGCTCGAGGGCCGACAGGGCTCGGTCCTCTGGCGTCATCAGGTCGACCTCGGCTATCGCCGCGTGTTCCAGACCGCGCCGCGCGCGCGCTGATCGATCCGCGCAGCGTACGTAACGGCGAGCGCATCGGGCCCGTGGCCTAAGAGGCCCCGGAGGCCCGATGCCTCGACCGGCGCTCGCTCCCATCGCGTGCCTGTAGAGCGTCGCGTGTGCCGGCGACCCAGGTCGGTGCCCGTCGATGCATCGGCGCCTCCACTCGAGCGCACGCGATCAGCGCCGCGCGGCCTCGCGCTTCGCGAGCACCTTGAGCGCCAGCTTCGCCCAGCGGATGTTCTCCTGCTCGAAGGAGATCCCGCGCAAGAGCGTGAGGTACGGGCCGACCCGCTCCTCTTCGACGAGGAAGTCCTCCTCGGAGCAGCCATCGAGCGAACGCTCGCGGCTCTTCTTGTAGTACGCGAGCTTCTGCTCCGCGATCGCCAGCCTCGCCTCGATGTGCGCCTTCACCGAGGCGAGGTCCCCGTGCTCCATGGCGTCGACCTGGATGAGCAGCTCGTCGCGAATGGCAGTCGGCTTCGGGTCGCGCGTCGTGAACTCGTGCAGCGCCTTCCGCCCCGCCTTGGTCAGCGAGAGCAAGCGCTTGTTCGGACGCTTCTCCTGCGCGACGACTCGCGCGGCGACGAGCCCTTCGTCCTGCATCTTCTCGAGCTCTCGATAGAGCTGCGCCGGCGTGGCCGTCCAGAAGTTCGCGACGGCATAGTCGAACGCCTTGGCCAGGTCGTATCCCGACGACTCGCTGCCGTCGGCGAGGGCCGCGAGGATCGCGTCTTGGAGCGCCATGCACGC is a window encoding:
- a CDS encoding RHS repeat-associated core domain-containing protein; protein product: MQAPTLGAPTRGSVAGTLASLRYAPSDLARGTFHLPSPFTVPTERGPLLAPAFPAYSPDVGLSEWGMGWAADLSIRRFRTIGTIDYSSNDELVSPWGRLVRGDDGALYAAALEERVRVVSESGGYVATMPDGTRWIFRAADAITNARGTYQWNASEVVSPLGDRTELVWTSNASGRRFLSEVRWGGRGATREHRAVLGYDTVPVALADHASGARLLLDRRVREIAAETRDPTSSTWARRWTYELAYRESPAGAAFYLTSVTRRFPTGAAEPAVTYEYAMSEDRLATASLERMTELDAYLARVGGTGIQPEVVSFFDLEDDGRIDMEHRYDHSLVHHTDAGWTWEGPPGRDGDEHALCRPAASHQNRPRLLVRMTPDAAEPEVVVAYRSGTNTGLVICDREGDQLHREAVPGAWDLGANTRLVDLDRDLRPDFVRVYRGGYEILRNVSDERGYRFERSAPGTLTPSFAPTATWVQDVNGDGLADLVARSTANVVVWFGLGGNRFETNGTTFGFLSSNGPVTNLGSFQITFTDANHDGLADALLSSGRYLMLFTNRGTHFQQIAVPGFSAITWTVGLPVAADLDGRGEEQAVLVNGQSTYRITLSAPESGLMVRADDGRGGIARFEYRRARPTPGIVRRPPMLTRMEVSATGVTPVSFSYDYEDAVFHGAARHLLGFGTVRRDAPNAIETAEFHFDDDVSGLLVGTRIAADETDVFRFEARTYDEARFRGVRFLRPRDRHAGWSDRTGTVVDGTRTIHEAYANELCVTRARSVSRHGELVTENQLDPVPGLGAALHCTPRVIRNVGTHPGRTELDFDYRAEIERDAIGMLTRITAIAGDRRLVLQEVAYDAQHRIASILAPSEGRTAMQYDPSTGLLTSITGPDGVVTAVTRDARTDALVKLLMGRGPGGDWNRTFHYDALERLDATWDDVGAGDAALPDLAYEYRYADATRPAAILSRQLIDASSRSVAETIELQAATGDVLATAVRTTQGWAFDGLELADPSASRVDRFHRAPVSADPRSLTLAQLVDAASRTALGHRVDSALGHAIEEVTTVREGVRRTTGERVAVRADGVLHEAIENGVVAGTSVTDGDDRVITTTDGAGAITTRSYDALGRLVRVALPGDATQSVGYDHFGRVGTVLRSDVGRTELEYDAVGRMLRRRVVDTAGAELRSTRFEHDAIGRVVREVHRRASDGAEIAYERRYDEGTGELGQLTSVHGPGFVRRERHHRDGRVARSELELTGFRTIVVERTYAEDGTERSATRTVLDPSGRVLLRSEQTTVYDALGRIAGRTLGGAPLYELAYDGEGRVSHVAFANGEMLVMRFDPVTHGTVGYDHVTDDWSLAVEVERDARGLVSAERVELSSGGDAPVVHDREYSYDARRFLTERRGPDGTSAYTYDAASRLASSSDLVGRRTHTRLGRTATIGTSTYRYDAAGRVIARDGTTMTYGAHGELERVTRDGRSYAYVYDESGARLLKLDGARVVAAFVDGAYLSDAMVVEPVEVAGRLAGVLVNGVYRSVATDPRGTPLATSEGTFVDASPYGLRREHTDLSVALDYVEHGYDADLGTVRMGARDYDPMLGEFLTPDPLYSAEIERCASDPVQCTLYAYASNDPIAHVDPSGLEGGPTLDVDLTLRLETGEFQDVSPSSAIPDFVLSPESRIHGLEGQAGEIAASAQRGYNAQWTVEMHPPSSSWWNELVGGTAEFVTPEATLTDGDVRNLTSALGNIAAGGDLVLPDSGVTVHFEVANAYALSDWESGAVASEARRTSEASKESSWGGGVTLVFETGRGPDVEVTGERGFSNGTTGSVETTTTTTIPMRGRDVVGRVTMVLEGRQGSVLWRHQVDLGYRRVFQTAPRAR
- a CDS encoding PadR family transcriptional regulator, whose product is MALQDAILAALADGSESSGYDLAKAFDYAVANFWTATPAQLYRELEKMQDEGLVAARVVAQEKRPNKRLLSLTKAGRKALHEFTTRDPKPTAIRDELLIQVDAMEHGDLASVKAHIEARLAIAEQKLAYYKKSRERSLDGCSEEDFLVEEERVGPYLTLLRGISFEQENIRWAKLALKVLAKREAARR